In Gordonia sp. SL306, the genomic window CCAAGCTCGACGGCATCCCGTCGAAGGTGCTCGCGGGTGCGCTCGGCCAGGCCAAGGACGCCCGGCTGACGATCCTCGACGTGATGGCCGAGGCCATCGACGAGCCTGACGAGATGAGCCCGTACGCACCGCGGATCACCACCATCAAGATCCCGATGGACAAGATCGGTGAACTGATCGGCCCCAAGGGCAAGACGATCAACGGCATCACCGAGGACACCGGCGCCAACATCTCCATCGAGGATGACGGCACCGTGTTCATCGGCGCATCCGACGGAGAGAAGGCGCAGGCCGCGATCGATCGGGTCAACGCGATCGCCAACCCGCAGCTGCCGAAGGTCGGCGAGCGATTCCTCGGCACCGTGGTGAAGACCACCGCCTTCGGTGCGTTCGTGTCGCTCCTCCCGGGACGGGATGGCCTCGTGCACATCTCGAAGCTCGGCAAGGGCAAGCGGATCAACAAGGTCGAGGATGTCGTGAACGTCGGCTCCAAGCTCCGCGTGGAGATCGCCGACATCGACGAGCGCGGCAAGATCAGCCTCGTGCCGGTCGACGACGATGCCGCCGCCGAGAGTGCGCCGGAGGCCGTCGAGGCCAACGCCTGATCGTCCTGAATCGCGCACGGCCCGTCACCCGCTCGTGGGTGACGGGCCGTTTGCGTCCGTCGTGGATAGGCTGACGGCGACGGCCGTGACGATCGGAGGACGAGGACTCGTGTCGGACACCGAGGGCAGGATTCCCCCCGAGAAGCTCACCGTCGCGCGCCGACGAGATCACGGCGTACCCGAACGGGGAACCGTCGACGACCTGCTGGTGACCGAGCCCGTCGTCGGGTCGCAGGCGATGACCGTGCGGGAGGCGGCCGCTCTGATGACCGAGCGTCGCCAGGAATACGTGCTGATCCCGTTGGGGGATCAGGAGTACGGGCTGCTCACCGACGCCGACATCCGGTCGCGGGTGGTGGCGACGGGGCGCGGCATCGACACTCCCGTCGGCGATCTGGTCACCGTCCCGGTGCATGGTGTGCGCCGTGACACCGCCGCCGTCGACGCGCTCACCGAACTGCTCGACCGGGAGCTGACAGTGATCCCGGTCGTCGATTCGACCGGCGACGTCGTCGGTGTGGTGGCGGCGGCGGACTTCATCGCGGCACCCTCGGGTCCGGGAATGTCGCTGCGCGGGCAGGTGTCCCGTGCCTCGACGATCGACGACCTGCAGGCGCGGGCGCAGCGCGTGCCATATCTGCTCGCCGACCTGCTGCGCCGTGGACAGCCCGTCCACGAGATCACCGCGGTGGCGTCACTGATTCACGACGCCGTCGTCCGGCGTGCTCTGGAGCTCGTGCTCACCCGACATCCGGACCTGGACTCCGATGCGGTAACCTGGCTCTCGCTGGGCAGCAATGCCCGCCGCGAACCGGTGTTGACCTCCGACATGGATTCCGCCGTGTCACTCGACGACGCGGTAGGCGACGACGGGATCGTCGCGTACCGGTCCGCGTTCGCCGAGGTCGACGAGATTCTCCGAGGGTCAGGGATGGCGATCGACGAGAACGGTGCGATCGCCTCCAAGCCACTGTTCGCCCGGACACACGCGCAGTGGCGTGCGGCCGCACGGGACTGGATCGAGGCGCCGCTGGAGAACAAGGGGATGATCTTCACGTCACTGCTGCTCGACGGGCGCCCGATCTGGGGTGACGAGGGATTGTCGGCGGTCGGGGAAGTCTTCACCGACCTGCGTTCCCATCCGGGCACGATGGGCCTCCTGCTGGCGGAGGCCTTGTCCTACAAGGCGAGATTGCGCTCGATGCGCGACATGCTGGCCCGGCGCGGCGACACCTTCGACATCAAGGCCCATGCGCTCACACCGCTGGTGAACATCGCTCGATGGGCCGCACTGAGCGTCGAGAGCACCGAGTTGAACACGCGATCGCGACTACGGGCGGCCGCAGGCAGTCCGATGTTGCCGGCGGACCACGCGACCACCCTGGTCGAGGTCTTCGATGTGCTGCAAAGGGTCCGGCTCACCTATCAGGTGGCGCAGTTCGACCGGGGTGAGCCGGTGAGCGACCTGCTCACCATGAAGCGGCTCTCGCCGCTCGATCGCAGTCTCGTTGCCCAGGCGGTCCGCGAGATCGCGGGTGTCCAGCGCCGGATGGTCAACCTGAGCCATTACATGCCGATCACCGACCAGTCGTAGCGAGTTGAAAAACCTTGTGTCTCATTCTGTTCGCCTGGAACACCGATCCGGATCAGCGACTCGTGGTGGCGGCGAACCGGGACGAGTACCACCGCCGGAAGACGGCGCCGCTGTCGCGCTGGCCCGACCTGCCGATCATCGGGGGACGCGATCGCGTCGCGGGCGGGACCTGGATGGGTCTCGACGCCGTGAATCCGTCGCGCGTCGCGATGGTGACCAACGTGCGGGTGGGCAGGCCGGGCGCACCGGGCCCGCGCTCCCGCGGCGCGTTACCGGTGCAATTCCTCGTGGGCGCCGATGGCCCCGGCGCGTTCGCGCAGCGGCTGCGCCGGGAGGGACACGCGTATCTCCCGGTGAATCTGCTCGTCGGCGACGAGCACGAACTGTGGTGGATCACCAACTGGCCGGAGCCGCACGCCGAACGCGTCGAGGTGGGGGTGCACGGCCTCTCCAACGGCGCGCTCGACAGCGATTGGCCGAAGGTCACCGACGGGCGCGCGACGATGACGCAGTTGCTGTCGCGGCCCGGCGGGACGGCAACCGTCGAGCCCTACCTGAACCTGCTCGCCGATCGGCGCCGTCCCGCCGTCGATCGGCTGCCCGACACCGGGGTCGCGGACGAGCTCGAGGCCGATCTGTCGCCGATCTTCATCGACATGCGTGGCTACGGAACGCGAGCCTCGACCGTCCTGCGGATCGGTCGAGACGGGCGCGGTGACATCACCGAGCGCCGCTTCACCTACCGCGGCCGTCGTCGAGGAACCAGCGCCATCCGCTTCTGACGCCGATCGGGCACAGAAACTCGTCGATCGGGCACAGAAACTCGTCGATCGGGCACGATCGTGCACCCATCGTGCGCGGCTACGCCGAGATGCGCACGGTCGATGAGATCTTGTGCCCGATCGGCGCGAAACCGTGCCCGATCGGCGGAGTCGGGGGGTCAGAACGGCGTGGCGGCAACCGGGATGTCGAGGGCCGCACCGACCTCCGGGGTGAACAGCGCGCCGGCGTGGGTGCTCAGTCCCGCGGCCAGCGACGCGTCGTCCCGGCAGGCCTGCTCCCATCCCTTGTCGGCAAGACGCAGGACGTAGGGGAGGGTCGCGCCGGTCAACGCCGACGTCGATGTCCGGGCGACGGTGCCGGGCATGTTGGCAACGCAGTAGAAGACCGTGTCGTGCACGGCGAACGTCGGGTCGTCGTGGGTGGTGGGACGAGAGTCCTCGAAGCATCCACCCTGATCGATCGCGATGTCGACCAGGACCGCACCCGACTTCATCTGTGCCACAAGGCTGTTCGGTACCAGGACCGGGGCCTTTGCGCCGGGGACGAGGACCGCGCCGATCACGAGATCGGCATCCCGGACTGCTTCGGCCAGCGCCAGGCCCGTGCTGTAGCGGGTGTGGACACGGCCGGCGAACCGGGCGTCGACGGCGCGGAGTTTGGCGATGTCGACGTCGAACACGGTCACCTGTGCGCCCATGCCGACGGCGATCGTGGCCGCGTTGACGCCGCTGACACCGCCACCGATCACGACGACATTCGCCGGTTCGGTACCGGGGACGCCGCCCATCAGCACGCCG contains:
- a CDS encoding putative nucleotidyltransferase substrate binding domain-containing protein, encoding MSDTEGRIPPEKLTVARRRDHGVPERGTVDDLLVTEPVVGSQAMTVREAAALMTERRQEYVLIPLGDQEYGLLTDADIRSRVVATGRGIDTPVGDLVTVPVHGVRRDTAAVDALTELLDRELTVIPVVDSTGDVVGVVAAADFIAAPSGPGMSLRGQVSRASTIDDLQARAQRVPYLLADLLRRGQPVHEITAVASLIHDAVVRRALELVLTRHPDLDSDAVTWLSLGSNARREPVLTSDMDSAVSLDDAVGDDGIVAYRSAFAEVDEILRGSGMAIDENGAIASKPLFARTHAQWRAAARDWIEAPLENKGMIFTSLLLDGRPIWGDEGLSAVGEVFTDLRSHPGTMGLLLAEALSYKARLRSMRDMLARRGDTFDIKAHALTPLVNIARWAALSVESTELNTRSRLRAAAGSPMLPADHATTLVEVFDVLQRVRLTYQVAQFDRGEPVSDLLTMKRLSPLDRSLVAQAVREIAGVQRRMVNLSHYMPITDQS
- a CDS encoding NRDE family protein codes for the protein MCLILFAWNTDPDQRLVVAANRDEYHRRKTAPLSRWPDLPIIGGRDRVAGGTWMGLDAVNPSRVAMVTNVRVGRPGAPGPRSRGALPVQFLVGADGPGAFAQRLRREGHAYLPVNLLVGDEHELWWITNWPEPHAERVEVGVHGLSNGALDSDWPKVTDGRATMTQLLSRPGGTATVEPYLNLLADRRRPAVDRLPDTGVADELEADLSPIFIDMRGYGTRASTVLRIGRDGRGDITERRFTYRGRRRGTSAIRF
- the ald gene encoding alanine dehydrogenase, with protein sequence MRVGIPTEIKNNEYRVAITPAGVAELHHRGHDVVIQAGAGEGSAIHDNDFKEAGAQILSTAEQVWEQSDLLLKVKEPIAAEYPLLREGQTLFTYLHLAASRPCTEALLDSKTTSIAYETVRGADGSLPLLAPMSEVAGRLAPQVGAYHLMRSEGGRGVLMGGVPGTEPANVVVIGGGVSGVNAATIAVGMGAQVTVFDVDIAKLRAVDARFAGRVHTRYSTGLALAEAVRDADLVIGAVLVPGAKAPVLVPNSLVAQMKSGAVLVDIAIDQGGCFEDSRPTTHDDPTFAVHDTVFYCVANMPGTVARTSTSALTGATLPYVLRLADKGWEQACRDDASLAAGLSTHAGALFTPEVGAALDIPVAATPF